The segment ttgcTGTTTGGAGAGTTTAAGTATAATAACTCGCAGTACACAGTAAGGATGATGTCACGTTGCAAGTCATGTACTTTATTATCTTGGATATGTTAACAGGTTTTCTGTGGATCCTTGCAAAGTCTTATTCTATTCAAAAATCTAAAGATAAGTGCataattggttttaaaatgtattaaattaagcTTGCAATAGTCTTGGAAATGCCAAGACAGACGTGGTAGGATTTTATTAACTGTTCAACACtgaaaatttctttcaaaatcatgagaaGAAAagtttacctgaaaattagcaacatgaaaaaggaaagaaaagtaaaaaatgaatgagtaaAAATCCTTATAAAATCCTTAAATACACTTTTTCGTAATActataataattagaaattgtttttttgtttacatttcccCTGTTTTCAATGCAATTTTCTAGTAACTCTGCCGTTTAAGAAGCttaagtgaataaataaagtgatgtaAGAGCTGAAGTCATTTGTTAAGCTTTGTTTGGGTGGACCTCATCTCGCTTGTCTTTGTACTCCAAAAGAATAAGACGTTACTGTTGTGAGTCCCGATGGAGATTAATGCATAAATAGCAAAACAGTTGTGTGTTTAAACGTTCACTCTCGAGCTACATTTTGACCCACAGATGTGAACTGAGCATAACTGGCTTTGAGCTATTTCAGGAGCTGGTGCCTTTCTCTGGTCACCACCTTTTTGTCCTCCATGaccttcatcctcctcatcatccCTGCTCCtgactcctcttcctcctcagatCCCCTCAGTGGGCGTGTTGTGCCGACAGTATGGGGACCTGCCTCCCCTCACCCTAGAAACCATCAAAGACCGCGTCATGTACGTGCTCAAGCTCTACGACAAGATCAACCCCGAGAAGGTGAGAGCGAAGAAAACGCCCAGCCGACCTTCTGCTCGCTTCAGCGTTTAAAGATGCTTGTGTCGTGTTTGTTACTTAAAAGGTTACACGTGGGAATGTTTTTGTTCCTGAATGTTAATAAATCCATAGAAATCTTTAATCTTAATGATTtcttctaaacattttttttttttaaattggaaacgacctgggaaaaaaagtgtcagaatCACTTCAGTCCGTGTTACTTTCTGCTCCACAGCTGCAGACGTCCTCCCACTTTATGAAAGACCTCGGTCTGGACAGTTTGGACCAGGTGGAGATCATCATGGCCATGGAGGATGAGTTCGGTGAGTCTGCATGCTGTGGAGCTGCTACTCCGTCAGGGGTTAATGGAAAACTTCAAACTGaaactgtctgtctgcacaTTTGCAAAGAGAGCTTCTCTGATTTGTGCACAGTTTTCTAATTAGACTTTAAACGGAGAAACGGGCTATTCGGCTGGTTGAATCACTGATTTCAGACACAATCACGAATCTCCTAAACAtcagcttttctctgttttctacAGCATGACTGTTTCACTTTGACGAcgcatttttcagatttcagtttATTATTGTAAGAGGTCTGAAAATAAAGCTGCAACAGTTAGTTGATTCATCAGTTAGATGATCAGCAgagaaataaatctgcaaactattttgataattgataaATCATTTAAGCTGTTTAAGCAAATGTGCCGAAAATTTTCTTagcagcttctcaaatgtgaaggttttctgtttttgtatgttttactaAACTGCTTTATACTCATTTGTGAGTGCTGACGAATTGTTATTTCGTGATTTTTGGAATTTCATTCATTATACTCGCTAGACATTTGAGTtgagacagttttttttgtttttgctttatgtCATTGCAAAGTGaatattgattcattttttggctgttgATTGGACGGAAAATGATACGTGATAAActcaagaattaaaaaaaaaaagttttttgtaacATTGTATCGACTAAACAATTAGAGAAAATGATCTGCAGATTACCGATAATGAAAAAAGCTGTTGGTTTCAGCCCAGAGCGAGAATTTACACTAAATCTTTAAGttcaactaaaaaaattaaaaatgagttAAATTCGGAGATGGATGGTTTTTAATTGACTTATGAAAATGACCAGATGTTCAGGAAAATTCAGCGCAATTCTGCCTTAAAAGCAGTTGTCCTAAATCCTGACTGTGTTCCTGTTTGTCctaaaaaatcagaataaaccCAATTTTTGATTCGTTTTAGCTTAATCAACATTAAATACGGATCGTCGTGAAACATGCACCTGCAtgaattcagtctttttttgtctgtgaattAACGAACAATTACACACTGACGCTACATTGttgaattaaaataatagaGACGAGTCtgcttttctaggatttttttgtgttctgtgtttgttctgcAGGCTTTGAGATCCCTGACGCGGAAGCAGAGAAGTTGATGAGTCCTGAGGACATTGTACAGTACATCGCAGACAAGAAAGACGTGTATGAATAATCCGCTCTTTAGTTCACAGAGGTAAcgctctttctctccttcctctctgatATCACACATTCTGTCGTTTcgtcttttgtttctgtgtaatcACTCACCAACATTGTTTCTTCCTTCCAGAGAGGTCGACCCCCGCGTGACCCCACAGGAAGTTCGTTTCCCACTTCCTCCTCGTCAGCTCTTCTGTCCATTACGACACCGCTGACCTCAGCTGCCGTGTCTCgtgtttaactgtatttaaatgAACATGTGCTTTAGGAGCTTGgagataaaaacattaaaaaaggttATATCACagtttcgattttttttttctttgctgacaGTTCAAAAATGTGGTTTCGATGTATAATTTCACATGAATAGatcaataaacacacatgctgtacaGTTCTGTGTCTCCCTGTTGTGATATTTATTCCCGTACAGGACAGAAAGAGCACGAACGCCACGGAGTCGAAATGAATATCAGAAAGAAAGACGTGATTTGAGTTTAAATAAGCGAGTCTCAAGTCTGAACGTCACAACTTTTTCTAAATCCACATATTTCAAGGacataaaatcaaaacttttccatgaccaGGACCCATAATAAAATACTCGTTACATATAGAATATGAGTAGTTTTGAGGCGTAGGCAATTATGGGATCTCTGCTAATCACGTCAGATTCAAACGTGACTCCTGCTAGCTGTAAAACAcgcagggagagacagaacgCAGAGATAAATTAGGAAACGCATGACAGCAAACATCACGCGGCGGTATATATTAGAGCGATATTGTGCGACACTGAAGGTTATCCACGATAACGAAAACAGTTTcatcacaaacaacaaaattccatgacttacCCAGAAATTCAGGATTTTACCATTTCAATGACTTTCCCAAGGCCTGGAAAACAACCTTATGAAATTCCATGTGAACAAAGAGGATCTTCAGTGGTTTcataatattaaccctttgaaacctgggtattatgatcaaaaacatgggaaaaaggcaatgagcaacttcagaaaaaatgactcagaaattagaaaaaagtacctgaaaatgaacaaaaaacaagtgaaaaaaaatgaaatgacctttttaaaaaaaacccgttaaaattttaattctttaaaattatttaaatataattaagataattatatCGTTCCCTGAACATTTTCCCCTGACTTTCTCAATTGCAAtttgcaacatatttttttatcaggttgttgctcattgcctttttttttccatgtttaaagaattcaaatttgctcagggttcagaagtttaaaaacttgtataaggtgtctgaatgcagtacaaaaaagtgatattgttccaggtgtcaaagggttaaattaaaagaaagaaagaagttcACATTAAACCAATGAGCTTAAAAGGGTATTTTTGTCGTTTAAAATATCTAAACTGATCAATTGTATTTCTTGGAGCTGAAACCGTTTTTTGT is part of the Plectropomus leopardus isolate mb unplaced genomic scaffold, YSFRI_Pleo_2.0 unplaced_scaffold28722, whole genome shotgun sequence genome and harbors:
- the LOC121938182 gene encoding acyl carrier protein, mitochondrial-like, whose protein sequence is MAARVLLQCVRTLARPSLRLSSANLAVRAAAAPAAALHRPVSFAAASRRTRWLAQSPIPSVGVLCRQYGDLPPLTLETIKDRVMYVLKLYDKINPEKLQTSSHFMKDLGLDSLDQVEIIMAMEDEFGFEIPDAEAEKLMSPEDIVQYIADKKDVYE